A stretch of Shewanella dokdonensis DNA encodes these proteins:
- the rpoC gene encoding DNA-directed RNA polymerase subunit beta', whose protein sequence is MKDLLKFLKQQSKTEEFEGIKIGLASPDLIRSWSYGEVKKPETINYRTFKPEREGLFCARIFGPVKDYECLCGKYKRLKHRGVICEKCGVEVTQTKVRRERMGHIELASPVAHIWFLKSLPSRIGLMLDMTLRDIERVLYFESYVVIEPGMTSLERGQMLTEENYLDSLEEYGDEFEAKMGAEAVLELLRAIDLEKEIGEMREELPSINSETRRKKVTKRLKLMEAFYTSGNKPEWMILKVLPVLPPDLRPLVPLDGGRFATSDLNDLYRRVINRNNRLKRLLDLAAPDIIVRNEKRMLQESVDALLDNGRRGRAITGSNKRPLKSLADMIKGKQGRFRQNLLGKRVDYSGRSVITVGPTLRLHQCGLPKKMALELFKPFIYGKLEARGLATTIKAAKKMVEREVPEVWDVLDEVIREHPVMLNRAPTLHRLGIQAFEPVLIEGKAIRLHPLVCTAFNADFDGDQMAVHVPLTLEAQLEARALMMSTNNILSPANGEPIIVPSQDVVLGIYYMSRERVNGKGEGMAFADVAEAEKAYRTGVAELHARVKVRITETQIEANGERKQVRRIVDTTVGRALLSQILPAGLPFEVVNQNMGKKQIAKLLNICYRRLGLKDTVIFADQLMYTGYRYATISGSSVGINDMQIPQEKAKLVAEAEAEVLEIQEQFQSGLVTAGERYNKVIDIWASCNEKVSKAMMKNLSTETVINRNGEEEEQASFNSIYMMADSGARGSAAQIRQLAGMRGLMAKPDGSIIETPIVANFREGLNVLQYFISTHGARKGLADTALKTANSGYLTRRLVDVAQDLVVIEDDCGTHEGLIMKPLIEGGDVVEPLRERVLGRVVAEDVYYPGTENVLAPRNTLLDEAWCKKLEDASVDEVKVRSVITCDTDFGVCAHCYGRDLARGHIINQGEAIGVVAAQSIGEPGTQLTMRTFHIGGAASRASAENNVQTKNAGTLKLHNAKHVVNTEGKLVIVSRSSELAIVDDLGREKERYKVPYGTILEKQEGAAIEPGQIIANWDPHTHPIITEVEGSVQFVDMIDGVTIQRQTDELTGLSSIVVMDVAQRPSAGKDMRPAVRLVDDKGHDLTIPGTEVPAQYFLPGHAIVSLDDNTKINVGDALARIPQESSKTRDITGGLPRVADLFEARKPKEPAILAEITGTISFGKETKGKRRLVITPADGGNAYEEMIPKWRNLNVFEGEKVERGEVIADGPESAHDILRLRGIHNVANYIVNEVQDVYRLQGVKINDKHIEVIIRQMLRKCIITEAGDSDLLVGEQAEVSRVKLVNRELEAEGKRPAKFERELLGITKASLATESFISAASFQETTRVLTEAAVGGKKDDLRGLKENVIVGRLIPAGTGYAYHKNRVHTKGDVAQEAPGITASEAEQNLADLLNLAGSQE, encoded by the coding sequence GTGAAAGACTTATTAAAGTTTCTGAAACAGCAAAGTAAGACCGAAGAGTTTGAAGGCATCAAGATCGGCCTCGCGTCGCCTGACTTGATCCGATCCTGGTCGTATGGCGAAGTCAAGAAGCCGGAAACCATCAACTACCGTACCTTTAAGCCTGAGCGTGAAGGTCTGTTCTGTGCGCGTATCTTTGGCCCCGTCAAAGATTACGAATGTTTGTGCGGTAAGTACAAACGCCTGAAGCATCGCGGTGTTATCTGTGAAAAATGTGGTGTTGAAGTTACTCAGACCAAAGTGCGTCGTGAACGTATGGGTCATATTGAGTTGGCTTCACCCGTTGCGCATATCTGGTTCCTCAAGTCCCTGCCAAGCCGTATTGGCCTGATGCTGGACATGACCCTGCGTGACATCGAACGAGTACTGTATTTTGAATCTTATGTAGTGATCGAGCCTGGCATGACCAGCTTGGAACGCGGGCAGATGCTGACCGAAGAAAACTACCTGGATTCATTGGAAGAATACGGTGACGAATTCGAAGCCAAGATGGGCGCCGAAGCGGTACTGGAACTGTTGCGTGCCATCGATCTTGAAAAAGAGATCGGTGAAATGCGTGAAGAACTGCCATCAATTAATTCAGAAACTCGTCGCAAGAAAGTGACCAAACGTCTGAAACTGATGGAAGCCTTCTACACTTCTGGCAATAAACCAGAGTGGATGATCCTGAAAGTATTGCCCGTGCTGCCACCGGATCTGCGTCCGTTGGTGCCATTGGATGGTGGCCGTTTTGCCACTTCCGATTTGAACGATCTGTATCGCCGCGTGATCAACCGTAACAACCGTTTGAAGCGTCTGCTGGATCTGGCTGCACCAGATATCATCGTGCGCAACGAAAAACGTATGTTACAGGAATCTGTGGATGCGCTGCTGGATAACGGTCGTCGTGGCCGTGCGATTACTGGTTCTAACAAGCGTCCGCTGAAATCGCTGGCTGACATGATCAAAGGTAAGCAGGGGCGTTTCCGTCAGAACCTGCTGGGTAAACGTGTGGATTACTCTGGCCGTTCGGTTATTACCGTTGGCCCAACGCTGCGTCTGCACCAGTGCGGTCTGCCGAAGAAAATGGCATTGGAACTGTTCAAGCCATTTATTTACGGCAAACTGGAAGCCCGTGGTTTAGCCACTACCATCAAAGCTGCCAAGAAGATGGTTGAGCGCGAAGTACCGGAAGTATGGGACGTATTGGATGAAGTCATTCGTGAACATCCAGTTATGCTGAACCGTGCGCCAACACTGCACCGTCTGGGTATTCAGGCGTTTGAACCAGTGTTGATTGAAGGTAAAGCCATTCGTCTGCATCCGCTGGTGTGTACCGCGTTTAACGCCGACTTCGACGGTGACCAGATGGCGGTACACGTACCGCTGACACTGGAAGCCCAGTTAGAAGCCCGTGCGCTGATGATGTCTACCAACAACATCCTGTCACCTGCTAACGGTGAACCTATCATCGTGCCATCGCAGGACGTGGTGTTGGGGATTTACTACATGAGCCGCGAACGCGTGAACGGTAAAGGCGAAGGGATGGCATTTGCCGATGTCGCTGAAGCTGAAAAAGCTTACCGTACCGGCGTTGCTGAACTGCACGCTCGTGTAAAAGTACGTATCACTGAAACTCAGATTGAAGCAAACGGCGAGAGGAAACAGGTTCGCCGGATTGTGGACACCACAGTAGGTCGTGCGTTGTTGTCGCAGATTCTGCCTGCTGGTTTGCCATTTGAAGTGGTGAACCAGAACATGGGTAAGAAGCAGATCGCTAAACTGTTGAACATCTGTTATCGCCGTCTGGGTCTGAAAGACACCGTTATCTTCGCCGACCAGCTGATGTACACCGGTTATCGTTATGCAACTATTTCTGGTTCCTCTGTGGGCATCAATGATATGCAAATCCCACAGGAAAAAGCCAAACTGGTTGCTGAAGCCGAAGCTGAAGTGCTGGAAATCCAAGAACAGTTCCAGTCTGGTCTGGTAACTGCCGGTGAACGCTATAACAAAGTCATCGACATCTGGGCCAGCTGTAACGAAAAAGTATCCAAGGCGATGATGAAGAACCTGTCTACCGAAACCGTTATCAACCGTAACGGTGAAGAGGAAGAACAGGCATCTTTCAACAGCATCTATATGATGGCCGACTCCGGTGCGCGTGGTAGTGCCGCCCAGATCCGTCAGTTGGCGGGTATGCGTGGTCTGATGGCTAAGCCTGATGGCTCCATCATCGAAACGCCCATCGTAGCGAACTTCCGTGAAGGTTTGAACGTACTGCAGTACTTCATCTCCACTCACGGTGCGCGTAAAGGTCTGGCGGATACTGCACTGAAAACTGCGAACTCCGGTTATCTGACTCGTCGTTTGGTTGACGTAGCTCAGGACTTGGTAGTGATTGAAGACGACTGTGGTACCCACGAAGGTCTGATCATGAAACCGCTGATTGAAGGTGGTGACGTGGTTGAACCATTGCGTGAACGAGTGCTGGGTCGTGTGGTTGCCGAAGATGTTTACTACCCAGGCACTGAAAACGTATTGGCACCGCGTAACACACTGCTGGACGAAGCCTGGTGTAAAAAACTGGAAGACGCCAGTGTTGATGAAGTGAAAGTACGTTCTGTTATCACTTGTGATACCGATTTCGGTGTGTGTGCTCACTGTTATGGCCGTGATTTGGCGCGTGGTCACATCATCAACCAAGGTGAAGCTATCGGTGTGGTTGCTGCGCAGTCTATCGGTGAACCTGGTACACAGCTGACAATGCGTACGTTCCACATTGGTGGTGCGGCATCGAGAGCATCAGCAGAAAACAACGTTCAGACCAAGAATGCGGGTACCTTGAAACTGCACAACGCGAAACACGTTGTGAATACTGAAGGTAAACTGGTTATCGTGTCTCGTTCTTCTGAACTGGCGATTGTCGATGACTTGGGCCGTGAGAAAGAACGTTACAAAGTGCCTTACGGTACCATCCTGGAAAAACAGGAAGGCGCTGCCATCGAACCCGGTCAGATCATCGCTAACTGGGATCCACATACTCACCCTATCATCACTGAAGTGGAAGGTAGCGTGCAGTTTGTGGACATGATCGACGGTGTGACTATCCAACGCCAGACTGATGAACTGACAGGTTTGTCATCCATTGTGGTGATGGATGTAGCACAGCGTCCATCCGCTGGTAAGGACATGCGTCCAGCCGTACGCTTGGTGGATGATAAAGGTCATGACCTGACCATTCCGGGTACCGAAGTGCCAGCACAGTACTTCCTGCCTGGCCACGCGATTGTAAGCTTGGATGACAACACTAAGATCAACGTGGGTGATGCGCTGGCGCGTATTCCACAAGAATCTTCTAAGACCCGTGATATTACCGGTGGTCTGCCACGAGTTGCTGACCTGTTCGAAGCACGTAAGCCTAAAGAACCTGCAATCCTGGCCGAAATCACCGGTACTATCTCCTTCGGTAAAGAAACCAAGGGCAAACGTCGTTTGGTGATCACACCAGCCGATGGCGGTAATGCTTACGAAGAGATGATCCCTAAGTGGCGTAACCTGAACGTGTTTGAAGGTGAAAAGGTGGAACGTGGCGAAGTTATTGCTGACGGTCCAGAATCTGCTCACGACATTCTGCGTTTGCGCGGCATCCACAATGTGGCCAATTACATCGTCAACGAAGTGCAGGATGTTTACCGTCTGCAAGGGGTGAAGATCAACGATAAACATATCGAAGTCATCATCCGTCAGATGCTGCGTAAGTGTATTATTACGGAAGCAGGTGATTCTGATTTGCTGGTTGGCGAACAGGCAGAAGTCTCTCGCGTTAAACTGGTTAACCGTGAGCTGGAAGCTGAAGGTAAGCGCCCTGCTAAGTTCGAGCGTGAACTGCTGGGTATTACCAAAGCCTCTTTGGCAACAGAATCCTTTATCTCTGCTGCATCGTTCCAGGAAACTACCCGTGTGCTGACAGAAGCTGCTGTGGGTGGTAAGAAGGACGATCTGCGCGGTTTGAAGGAAAACGTCATTGTGGGCCGTCTGATCCCAGCCGGTACCGGTTATGCTTACCATAAGAACCGAGTTCACACTAAAGGTGACGTGGCTCAGGAAGCACCTGGTATCACGGCCAGCGAAGCTGAACAGAACTTGGCAGACCTGTTGAACCTAGCAGGCAGTCAGGAATAA
- the rpoB gene encoding DNA-directed RNA polymerase subunit beta, producing the protein MVYSYSEKKRIRKNFGKRPQVLDIPYLLAIQLDSFKKFTDQDPTGERGLEAAFRSVFPIKSFSGNSELQYVSYRLGSPEFDVKECQIRGITYASPLRVKLRLVLFDREAAPGTVKDIKEQEVYMGDIPLMTENGTFVINGTERVIVSQLHRSPGVFFDHDRGKTHSSGKVLYNARIIPYRGSWLDFEFDPKDALFVRIDRRRKLPATILLRALDMSTQDVLDTFFDRVDFGIKQDSLVMKLVPERLRGETASYDIKDSGGNLLVEKGRRITARHIKQLEKTNTTELEVPVDYIVGKLAAQDYIDPDTGEVLLTANDELTLEVLANLSQAGIKDISTLYVNELDHGAYMSDTLRIDSTTNRMEALVEIYRMMRPGEPPTKDAAEALFQNLFFTEERYDLSKVGRMKFNRRLDIAENEGTGVLSKDDIVAVMKKIIEIRNGFDDVDDIDHLGNRRIRSVGEMAENQFRVGLVRVERAVRERLSLGDLNELMPQDLINAKPISAAVKEFFGSSQLSQFMDQNNPLSEVTHKRRISALGPGGLTRERAGFEVRDVHPTHYGRLCPIETPEGPNIGLINSLSTFARTNAYGFLETPYRKVVDGVVTDEVEYLSAIEEGRYVVAQANIDLDENGRILDEQVACRHKGESTFMRVSDIQYMDVSPQQIISVAASLIPFLEHDDANRALMGANMQRQAVPTLLSEKPLVGTGIERTLAVDSGVCVAAKRGGVIDYVDASRIVVKVNEDELSPGEAGIDIYNLTKYTRSNQNTCINQRPCCHVGEPVTRGDVLADGPSTDMGELALGQNMRIAFMTWNGYNYEDSILISERVAQQDRFTTIHIQELSCIARDTKLGSEEITADIPNVGESALSKLDESGIVYIGAEVKGGDILVGKVTPKGETQLTPEEKLLRAIFGEKASDVKDSSLRVPNSVKGTVIDVQVFTRDGVEKDKRAIEIEEMHIAQARKDLTEEFKILEEGVLDRARNLLLSAGYSEAKLADMPRKEYLVQVIDDEGKQTELEQLAEQHEELKADFDKKFEIKRRKITQGDDLAPGVLKIVKVYLAVKRTIQPGDKMAGRHGNKGVVSKICPIEDMPYDEYGVPMDIVLNPLGVPSRMNIGQVLEVHLGAAAKGIGNRINAMLEEQREVAELRDYIKKVYALGDGIQQKVDIDSFTDDEVIRLASHLKLGLPTATPAFDGAEEKEIKDMLELAGLPTSGQMTLYDGLTGNAFERQVTVGYMYMLKLNHLVDDKMHARSTGSYSLVTQQPLGGKAQFGGQRFGEMEVWALEAYGAAYTLQEMLTVKSDDVNGRTQMYKNIVDGNHQMQPGMPESFNVLLKEIRSLGINIELDQE; encoded by the coding sequence GGAATGTCAAATTCGTGGCATTACCTACGCATCACCATTGCGTGTAAAACTGCGTCTGGTGTTGTTTGATCGTGAAGCTGCGCCTGGCACAGTTAAAGATATTAAAGAACAAGAAGTTTATATGGGTGATATCCCATTGATGACAGAGAACGGTACGTTCGTTATCAATGGTACTGAGCGTGTGATCGTCTCCCAGCTGCATCGTTCTCCTGGTGTGTTCTTTGACCACGACCGTGGTAAGACTCACTCATCAGGCAAGGTGTTGTATAACGCTCGTATTATTCCTTACCGCGGTTCTTGGCTGGACTTTGAATTCGATCCAAAAGATGCGTTGTTTGTCCGTATCGACCGCCGCCGTAAGCTGCCAGCAACTATTTTGTTGCGCGCACTGGATATGTCGACTCAAGATGTGCTGGACACCTTCTTTGACCGTGTAGATTTCGGCATCAAGCAAGATTCACTGGTCATGAAGTTGGTGCCTGAGCGTCTGCGTGGCGAAACTGCCAGCTATGACATCAAAGATTCCGGTGGCAACCTGCTGGTAGAAAAAGGCCGCCGTATTACTGCGCGCCATATCAAGCAGTTGGAAAAAACCAACACCACTGAACTGGAAGTGCCAGTAGATTACATTGTTGGCAAGTTAGCCGCTCAGGACTATATCGATCCTGATACTGGTGAAGTATTGCTGACCGCCAATGATGAATTGACACTGGAAGTGCTGGCTAACCTGTCACAGGCAGGCATCAAAGATATCAGCACTCTGTATGTCAACGAGTTGGACCACGGTGCTTACATGTCTGATACCCTGCGTATCGACTCCACCACTAACCGGATGGAAGCACTGGTAGAAATCTACCGCATGATGCGCCCTGGTGAGCCACCAACCAAAGACGCTGCTGAAGCCTTGTTCCAGAACCTGTTCTTCACTGAAGAACGTTACGACCTGTCTAAAGTCGGTCGTATGAAGTTCAACCGTCGTCTCGATATCGCTGAGAACGAAGGCACTGGCGTACTGAGCAAAGATGATATCGTTGCTGTAATGAAGAAGATCATCGAAATCCGTAACGGCTTCGATGACGTGGACGATATTGACCACTTGGGTAACCGTCGTATCCGTTCAGTCGGTGAAATGGCAGAAAACCAGTTCCGCGTTGGCTTGGTACGTGTTGAACGTGCCGTGCGTGAACGTCTGTCATTGGGCGACTTGAATGAACTGATGCCGCAGGATCTGATCAACGCTAAACCGATCTCTGCCGCAGTGAAAGAATTCTTCGGTTCTTCACAGCTGTCACAGTTTATGGATCAGAACAACCCGCTGTCAGAAGTGACTCACAAGCGTCGTATTTCTGCGCTTGGCCCCGGTGGTTTGACCCGTGAACGCGCTGGCTTCGAAGTGCGTGACGTACATCCAACACACTATGGTCGTTTGTGCCCAATTGAGACCCCTGAAGGTCCAAACATTGGTCTTATCAACTCACTGTCTACTTTTGCACGCACTAACGCCTACGGCTTCTTGGAAACCCCATACCGTAAAGTGGTTGATGGTGTAGTAACCGATGAAGTGGAATATCTGTCTGCCATTGAAGAAGGTCGTTATGTGGTTGCTCAGGCAAACATCGACCTGGATGAAAATGGCCGCATTCTGGATGAACAGGTCGCCTGTCGTCATAAAGGTGAATCTACCTTTATGCGCGTGTCTGATATCCAGTATATGGACGTATCACCACAGCAGATCATCTCGGTAGCGGCTTCGTTGATCCCATTCTTGGAACACGATGACGCCAACCGTGCCTTGATGGGTGCCAACATGCAACGTCAGGCGGTACCAACACTGTTATCTGAAAAACCATTGGTGGGTACTGGTATTGAACGTACTCTGGCGGTGGACTCAGGCGTCTGTGTGGCTGCTAAACGTGGCGGTGTGATTGATTACGTTGATGCCAGCCGTATCGTGGTTAAAGTAAATGAAGATGAGCTGAGCCCAGGCGAAGCCGGTATCGATATTTACAACCTGACCAAATACACCCGTTCTAACCAGAACACCTGTATCAACCAGCGTCCTTGCTGCCATGTTGGTGAGCCTGTGACCCGTGGTGATGTACTGGCTGATGGCCCATCTACTGATATGGGTGAATTGGCACTGGGTCAAAATATGCGTATCGCATTCATGACCTGGAATGGTTACAACTATGAAGACTCCATCCTGATCTCTGAACGTGTAGCTCAGCAAGATCGCTTCACCACCATCCACATTCAGGAACTGTCCTGTATCGCTCGTGATACCAAGCTTGGTAGCGAAGAGATCACTGCGGACATCCCGAACGTAGGTGAATCTGCACTCTCCAAACTGGATGAGTCCGGTATCGTGTATATCGGCGCAGAAGTGAAGGGTGGTGACATTCTGGTGGGTAAAGTGACACCAAAAGGTGAAACACAGCTGACCCCAGAAGAAAAACTGCTGCGGGCGATTTTCGGTGAAAAAGCCTCTGATGTTAAGGACAGCTCACTGCGCGTTCCTAACTCAGTGAAAGGTACCGTTATCGACGTACAGGTGTTCACCCGTGATGGTGTCGAAAAAGACAAACGTGCTATCGAAATCGAAGAGATGCACATCGCTCAGGCACGCAAGGACTTGACTGAAGAGTTCAAGATCCTCGAAGAAGGTGTACTCGATCGTGCCCGTAACCTGTTACTCAGCGCTGGCTACAGCGAAGCCAAGCTGGCAGATATGCCACGCAAGGAATATCTGGTGCAGGTGATTGATGATGAAGGCAAGCAGACCGAACTGGAACAGCTGGCCGAGCAGCACGAAGAGCTAAAAGCTGACTTCGACAAGAAATTTGAAATTAAACGCCGCAAGATCACCCAGGGTGATGACTTGGCACCAGGCGTACTGAAGATCGTTAAAGTTTACTTGGCGGTTAAACGTACCATCCAACCTGGTGACAAGATGGCGGGGCGTCACGGTAACAAGGGTGTGGTCTCCAAGATCTGTCCTATCGAAGATATGCCTTATGATGAATACGGCGTACCTATGGACATCGTATTGAACCCACTCGGTGTACCTTCACGTATGAACATCGGTCAGGTACTGGAAGTGCACTTGGGTGCTGCGGCCAAGGGGATTGGTAACCGTATCAACGCCATGCTGGAAGAACAGCGTGAAGTGGCGGAACTGCGTGACTACATCAAAAAGGTTTACGCCTTGGGTGATGGCATTCAGCAGAAAGTGGATATCGACTCCTTTACCGATGACGAAGTGATACGTCTGGCCAGCCACCTGAAACTGGGTCTGCCAACAGCCACACCAGCGTTTGACGGTGCCGAAGAGAAAGAGATCAAAGATATGCTGGAACTGGCAGGTCTGCCAACCTCCGGCCAGATGACTCTTTACGATGGTCTTACCGGCAATGCCTTCGAACGTCAGGTGACTGTAGGTTATATGTACATGCTGAAACTGAACCACTTGGTGGACGACAAGATGCACGCGCGTTCTACCGGTTCTTACAGCTTGGTTACCCAGCAGCCACTCGGTGGTAAAGCACAGTTTGGTGGTCAGCGTTTCGGTGAAATGGAAGTGTGGGCCCTGGAAGCGTATGGCGCTGCTTATACACTGCAGGAAATGCTCACAGTGAAATCCGATGACGTTAACGGTCGTACCCAGATGTACAAGAACATCGTTGACGGCAATCACCAGATGCAACCCGGTATGCCTGAATCCTTCAACGTATTGCTGAAGGAAATTCGTTCACTCGGTATCAATATCGAACTGGACCAAGAGTAA